Proteins co-encoded in one Eremothecium sinecaudum strain ATCC 58844 chromosome VI, complete sequence genomic window:
- the PEX1 gene encoding AAA family ATPase peroxin 1 (Syntenic homolog of Ashbya gossypii AFR371W; Syntenic homolog of Saccharomyces cerevisiae YKL197C (PEX1)) produces MTADQNVLSFKRLRVSYSDRIHGNFLRLPSAVASVLDSSNVPIHELGILLQPGDCHVGWDGHESTKPSIDGIPVVEINPILAAEYGVAEGQFVDIHVTRYEESRVATEVHVEPLTSDDWEIISSHVAFFQDEILFQTRLVATGSRLLCYLDQIVGRFLVKKVVPNLGAARISADTELIIAPRENEARNLNKVDREASNSAYSPLFRRTGYAYAASGKFQGPVIELAPADAEYCSKSSLAYVTLIRNPLEPSTLPDMVATHIAAHVVIGEDRQDNRARLSRDLWDLLGVQRACGERIRVALLTDSVSDAAEAVLILHSVKGSHLLTASQAPEVARELQEWILTDRLWIPRWGAVIELRSSNGSRVPYGRCSDWRWAKKALEQPTLSQAISQASSRLQPTSSPPRELIGLESFVSDLVAALSAPSGIGPHCHFVHGRKGMGKTAILMHIAEVLQEKHHRYVAYIDCSTLLDTSNVAKMKQMLLKQLAIAYWRSPSVLLFDNADFLFPSSKQATGAPAPTVAQPATKLAQVLVSGLPDNTRVVLTSERLDGLVSLFNTKHFIGRTWALEPPSRTARCSILKALLKERGVDPEIAEGELTVDTDGYSPADLSGLVDKLFHEVLTKDISDAPPELPVAASKAAVTAALSSYTPISLRGIKLMRDTGVRWDSIGALHGPKRLLLETLEWPSKYAPVFAQCPLRLRSGILLYGFPGCGKTLLASAVAQQCGLNFISIKGPEILNKYIGASEQSVRELFEKAQAAKPCVLFFDEFDSIAPKRGHDSTGVTDRVVNQLLTQMDGAEGLDGVYVLAATSRPDLIDPALLRPGRLDKSVLCNMPDENERLEILAAIINSANMNVEPGLDLKTIAKKSVGYSGADLQAVCYNAHLNAVHRDLEQKQSSRAADKSPQTKEYILVNGITPRIPELKAVSAKSAVEPSDTETETNIGPLINAQDLKTAMDEARHSLSTTERKRLQAVYDQFINARDGNLPTGEADNEIGSRTSLM; encoded by the coding sequence ATGACGGCGGATCAGAATGTCTTAAGTTTTAAACGTCTTAGAGTCTCTTACTCTGACCGTATTCACGGTAATTTTTTACGCCTTCCTAGTGCAGTGGCTTCTGTCCTTGATTCTTCAAATGTTCCAATTCATGAGCTGGGGATCCTGCTCCAACCTGGAGATTGTCATGTGGGCTGGGACGGGCACGAGTCCACGAAGCCGAGTATCGACGGCATTCCTGTGGTTGAGATAAACCCTATCCTTGCAGCTGAGTACGGCGTTGCCGAGGGGCAGTTTGTCGACATCCACGTGACCAGATATGAAGAGTCACGTGTTGCAACTGAAGTTCATGTTGAGCCTCTGACGTCTGACGACTGGGAAATTATTTCGAGCCATGTAGCGTTCTTTCAAGATGAAATACTCTTCCAGACAAGACTAGTTGCCACTGGGAGCCGGTTACTTTGCTACTTGGATCAGATTGTTGGTCGATTTTTAGTTAAGAAGGTGGTGCCGAATCTTGGTGCAGCGCGTATATCTGCCGATACGGAATTGATAATAGCCCCTCGAGAAAACGAGGCACGCAACTTGAACAAAGTTGACCGTGAAGCATCTAATAGTGCATACAGTCCGCTGTTCAGACGGACTGGTTACGCTTACGCAGCCTCCGGGAAATTTCAAGGTCCTGTAATTGAATTGGCCCCTGCTGACGCCGAGTACTGTTCCAAATCGTCGCTTGCTTATGTCACGTTGATCAGAAACCCACTTGAACCTTCCACGCTCCCGGATATGGTCGCTACTCATATTGCGGCGCATGTTGTGATTGGAGAGGATCGCCAAGATAACAGGGCAAGGCTTTCACGTGACCTATGGGATTTACTAGGTGTTCAGCGTGCTTGCGGCGAGCGGATACGTGTTGCTTTGCTTACTGACTCTGTATCTGACGCTGCTGAAGCGGTCCTGATCCTACATTCCGTGAAGGGTTCTCATCTGCTGACTGCGTCTCAAGCACCGGAGGTGGCGCGGGAGCTACAGGAGTGGATTTTGACTGACCGCCTTTGGATACCGCGGTGGGGAGCGGTAATTGAATTGCGATCATCTAATGGGTCCCGTGTGCCGTATGGCCGTTGTTCCGATTGGCGGTGGGCAAAGAAAGCGCTCGAACAGCCGACTTTATCACAGGCTATATCTCAAGCTAGTAGTAGACTACAACCAACTTCATCACCACCGCGTGAGCTGATTGGGCTTGAGTCCTTTGTATCTGACCTAGTGGCGGCCTTAAGTGCACCCTCGGGTATCGGGCCACATTGCCATTTTGTACACGGCCGTAAGGGTATGGGTAAGACCGCAATACTAATGCATATTGCTGAGGTATTGCAGGAGAAACATCATCGTTATGTGGCGTACATCGACTGTTCTACGTTGCTGGATACCAGCAATGTCGCTAAGATGAAGCAGATGCTGCTGAAGCAGCTAGCAATTGCATACTGGAGATCACCTTCAGTTCTACTGTTTGATAACGCAGACTTCCTCTTCCCAAGCTCAAAACAAGCCACTGGAGCTCCTGCGCCAACTGTCGCGCAGCCTGCCACCAAGCTTGCCCAAGTTCTCGTCTCAGGTCTACCTGATAATACTAGGGTCGTCCTTACCAGTGAGCGTTTAGATGGACTGGTATCCCTTTTTAACACCAAGCATTTCATAGGCAGAACATGGGCGCTAGAGCCACCATCGCGTACAGCGCGTTGCAGCATCCTAAAGGCACTGCTAAAAGAAAGGGGGGTAGATCCGGAAATTGCGGAAGGAGAGCTCACAGTAGACACCGATGGATACTCCCCTGCAGACTTGTCGGGCCTGGTAGACAAACTATTCCACGAAGTGCTAACAAAAGATATCTCTGACGCGCCGCCGGAACTACCCGTCGCGGCTTCAAAAGCAGCTGTTACTGCCGCTCTCTCGTCATACACCCCGATTTCCCTCCGCGGAATAAAGCTCATGCGTGATACCGGCGTCAGATGGGACAGCATTGGCGCTTTGCACGGCCCCAAGCGTCTCCTTCTCGAAACATTGGAATGGCCTTCCAAGTATGCACCCGTGTTTGCTCAATGCCCGCTACGTCTACGTTCTGGAATCTTACTATATGGGTTCCCCGGCTGCGGTAAAACCCTGTTAGCTAGCGCCGTCGCTCAGCAATGCGGTTTGAATTTCATCTCCATCAAGGGCCCTGAAATCCTAAACAAGTATATCGGTGCCAGTGAGCAGAGCGTTCGCGAACTCTTCGAGAAGGCACAGGCTGCAAAGCCTTGTGTTCTCTTCTTCGATGAGTTCGACTCGATTGCACCCAAGCGTGGCCATGATTCCACGGGCGTCACGGACCGGGTGGTTAATCAACTACTTACCCAAATGGATGGTGCAGAAGGGCTGGACGGTGTCTACGTACTTGCCGCAACCAGCAGACCAGACCTCATTGATCCAGCGCTTCTAAGACCAGGAAGGTTAGACAAGAGTGTCCTATGCAATATGCCAGATGAAAATGAGCGTCTGGAAATTTTAGCCGCTATAATAAATTCGGCCAACATGAATGTTGAGCCCGGTCTGGACCTAAAAACCATCGCGAAAAAGTCCGTCGGATATTCCGGTGCTGACTTACAGGCGGTATGCTACAACGCTCACCTAAACGCGGTCCACCGTGACTTAGAACAGAAACAAAGTAGCCGCGCAGCCGATAAGTCTCCACAAACTAAAGAATACATATTAGTCAATGGAATAACACCGCGGATACCGGAACTAAAAGCCGTGTCCGCAAAATCCGCGGTTGAACCATCGGACACCGAGACAGAGACCAATATTGGACCGCTCATCAATGCCCAAGATCTCAAGACAGCCATGGATGAGGCAAGGCACAGCTTATCAACTACTGAGCGGAAGAGGCTTCAAGCTGTTTACGACCAATTTATTAACGCCCGAGATGGTAATCTGCCCACGGGGGAAGCTGATAACGAGATTGGTTCACGAACTAGTCTAATGTAG
- the APS2 gene encoding Aps2p (Syntenic homolog of Ashbya gossypii AFR370C; Syntenic homolog of Saccharomyces cerevisiae YJR058C (APS2)), translated as MSIQFFICFNRQGVLRLGRWFGPVGENLRNQGALNQIVKLVTNRDPHLECNFVALSENTNLVYQRYAGLYFVMGSSASDNELIMLQNIHLFVEVLDAFMGKACELDVIFRFYKAYMIMDEMFSGGELREASRDQILVRLKQLDQLN; from the coding sequence ATGAGTATTCAGTTCTTTATCTGCTTCAATAGACAAGGTGTACTTCGTCTTGGCAGATGGTTTGGACCAGTGGGTGAAAATCTCCGCAATCAAGGAGCTTTAAATCAGATTGTAAAGCTGGTTACGAACAGGGATCCCCACTTGGAGTGCAACTTCGTGGCACTGTCTGAAAATACCAATCTAGTATATCAGCGTTATGCGGGGTTATACTTTGTGATGGGTTCTTCAGCTTCTGATAATGAACTCATAATGCTTCAAAATATTCACTTATTTGTGGAGGTACTTGATGCGTTCATGGGCAAAGCTTGTGAGCTTGATGTTATTTTTCGGTTCTACAAGGCGTATATGATTATGGATGAGATGTTCTCCGGGGGCGAACTGCGTGAGGCGTCGCGAGATCAAATCCTGGTCAGGCTCAAGCAGCTTGATCAGTTGAACTGA
- the CDC8 gene encoding bifunctional thymidylate/uridylate kinase (Syntenic homolog of Ashbya gossypii AFR369W; Syntenic homolog of Saccharomyces cerevisiae YJR057W (CDC8)): MTRGRLILIEGLDRTGKTTQTNLLLEKLGPNAQLIKFPERTTPIGKLIDKYLTERSFELADQAVHLLFAANRWELSHQIEALLRSGKHVILDRYVYSGVAYSSAKGVRGMDLQWCIQPEKGLIKPDLTLFFTTDTAAERQGFGDERYEVEEFQKKVKVKFNDVFKMFENPDYRVNHIKILDVGNKTVEDVAAAVWSLVSDHIATNKSTDFMYF, encoded by the coding sequence ATGACTAGAGGAAGACTCATCCTGATTGAAGGTCTCGACAGGACAGGGAAGACGACACAGACCAACCTGCTTCTCGAAAAACTCGGACCCAATGCACAGCTGATCAAGTTTCCGGAAAGAACCACGCCAATAGGGAAGCTCATCGACAAGTACCTCACAGAGCGGTCGTTCGAACTTGCCGACCAAGCGGTCCACCTACTGTTTGCTGCCAACAGGTGGGAACTATCCCACCAAATCGAGGCTCTTCTACGTTCCGGCAAGCACGTGATACTTGACAGATACGTATATTCTGGGGTTGCTTACTCAAGTGCTAAGGGAGTTCGAGGTATGGATCTACAATGGTGTATACAGCCGGAAAAAGGCTTGATAAAACCCGATTTGACTCTGTTCTTTACCACTGATACTGCTGCAGAGAGGCAAGGCTTCGGTGATGAGCGCTACGAGGTGGAGGAGTTTCAGAAAAAAGTGAAGGTCAAGTTTAATGATGTCTTCAAGATGTTTGAGAACCCTGATTACCGGGTCAATCATATAAAAATACTCGATGTGGGCAACAAGACTGTAGAGGACGTCGCAGCCGCGGTATGGTCACTCGTTAGTGATCATATTGCAACAAATAAATCCACAGACTTTATGTATTTTTAA
- the SUR7 gene encoding Sur7p (Syntenic homolog of Ashbya gossypii AFR368C; Syntenic homolog of Saccharomyces cerevisiae YML052W (SUR7)) — MGVLSISGKLLTALLLAGNAFLLLLIVLSGSIEHRPFSKLYWVEADTSGIPNAPDQTRWTYWGRCSKENDRNANCLSSPAYPMSPQDNFNTRNDIPTDFVENRDSYYYLSRFAFCAFLVAFAFLGIAAIFHVFSWCSYSFAKVVFTLVLLGSLFDLGAVACQTAVSVMTRDRFNGGNRQASLGAALFGIAWTSALCSLLTFFGTGTSFISRAWASHKEYVEMQHYKEQALRYQQEQQQHQHNASVAPPPPATPYGAQTDLYDSVHELESGKAYPEGTVVTHGQPPVSQQRHESGVKFFKVRRNKKVGDDDTSV, encoded by the coding sequence ATGGGAGTTTTAAGCATTTCTGGGAAACTTTTAACTGCTCTGCTATTAGCAGGAAATGCATTTTTATTACTGTTAATCGTCCTATCAGGATCGATCGAACATAGACCTTTCAGCAAGCTTTACTGGGTAGAAGCTGATACGTCAGGGATTCCGAACGCACCAGACCAAACACGGTGGACATACTGGGGTAGATGTTCTAAGGAGAACGACCGCAATGCAAACTGTTTGTCATCTCCAGCGTATCCTATGTCCCCCCAGGATAACTTCAACACTCGTAATGACATTCCAACAGACTTCGTGGAGAACCGTGACAGTTATTACTATCTCTCGCGGTTTGCTTTCTGTGCGTTTTTGGTGGCCTTTGCGTTTTTGGGAATTGCAGCCATATTCCATGTCTTCAGTTGGTGCTCTTATTCGTTTGCTAAAGTTGTCTTTACTCTAGTTTTGCTAGGTTCGCTATTTGACTTGGGAGCCGTTGCGTGTCAAACTGCAGTCAGCGTCATGACAAGAGACAGATTTAATGGTGGTAACCGTCAGGCCAGTTTAGGTGCAGCACTGTTTGGAATTGCGTGGACAAGTGCCCTGTGCTCTTTGCTAACGTTTTTTGGGACTGGTACTTCTTTTATTAGCAGGGCGTGGGCTTCCCATAAAGAATACGTGGAGATGCAACATTACAAGGAACAGGCCTTGAGATACCAGCAAGagcagcagcagcatcaGCACAATGCTTCAGTTGCTCCTCCTCCTCCTGCAACTCCATATGGTGCCCAAACAGACTTGTATGATTCCGTACACGAATTGGAGAGTGGTAAAGCCTATCCTGAAGGTACCGTGGTTACGCACGGTCAACCACCAGTATCGCAACAACGCCACGAGAGTGGAGTCAAGTTCTTTAAGGTACGCAGAAACAAAAAGGTAGGTGATGATGACACTTCAGTTTGA
- the HIT1 gene encoding Hit1p (Syntenic homolog of Ashbya gossypii AFR384W; Syntenic homolog of Saccharomyces cerevisiae YJR055W (HIT1)), with amino-acid sequence MAVIKCEICHENHSQYKCPKCFKRYCSLACFNDSVKHVHEQTQEASDTKPKTEESQNNEIKSQEEHKVPPAIEEILQGSDKLRELLKHNTVKFHLHRVYRILKTGDGIVGNGDPQMSTEAKEQLAVDYLNTLRYGGIHYNEAVEEFCEISLMLLQSNSLETPKN; translated from the coding sequence ATGGCCGTAATAAAGTGTGAAATATGCCACGAGAATCATTCTCAGTATAAATGTCCAAAATGTTTTAAACGCTACTGTTCTTTAGCGTGTTTTAATGATTCTGTGAAGCATGTACATGAACAAACGCAAGAAGCTTCAGACACTAAGCCTAAAACTGAAGAAAGCCAGAATAATGAGATCAAATCACAAGAAGAACATAAAGTACCGCCTGCTATAGAAGAGATTCTTCAAGGTAGCGATAAATTGCGGGAATTGTTAAAGCATAACACAGTGAAATTCCATTTACACAGGGTTTACCGGATATTAAAGACAGGCGATGGTATTGTGGGCAATGGCGACCCTCAAATGTCCACAGAAGCCAAGGAGCAGCTTGCAGTAGACTATTTGAATACCCTGCGCTACGGTGGGATACATTATAACGAAGCTGTAGAAGAATTCTGTGAAATAAGCTTAATGCTTTTACAGAGCAATTCCCTGGAGACACCTAAGAATTAA
- the AIM32 gene encoding Aim32p (Syntenic homolog of Ashbya gossypii AFR383C; Syntenic homolog of Saccharomyces cerevisiae YML050W (AIM32)) codes for MVLLAGRLILRLHQARAFHGSYNFVSLKEPLLSSNECQCQINNYNTSLPPDCQLDASLPLPKKSPEYQKQLLLLSSNPNAWNTDWESKLELSKTPPYSLLSELKTELSKAQTKIGILINAICFPNRPSIEHHKKSDTDVHFLVIPDFRIYSVGIDKIKDFAAFVSEGATLAEGCPKISFNNYKHGADHIHDNDVGSVKVVESKNYPRFEGQKFDRDLILVCGHMKRDARCGLIASDLVAELTQRDLPGNAEVAITSHIGGHKFAGNLIWYRRLGTGIDGKPKVDGIWFGKVLPYSVPTLVSKFSQGEIIKDFYRGGISNRQK; via the coding sequence ATGGTACTACTTGCTGGTAGGTTGATCCTAAGATTGCACCAGGCTCGGGCCTTTCATGGAAGTTACAACTTTGTTAGTCTGAAAGAACCATTACTGTCAAGTAATGAATGTCAGTGTCAGATAAATAACTACAATACATCTCTACCACCGGATTGCCAGTTAGATGCTTCATTGCCCCTTCCAAAGAAATCTCCAGAATATCAGAAACAATTATTACTGCTGTCTTCAAACCCCAATGCTTGGAATACTGATTGGGAGAGCAAACTTGAACTGAGTAAAACACCGCCATATTCTTTGCTATCTGAACTAAAAACAGAATTGTCAAAAGCCCAGACCAAAATAGGCATTCTGATTAATGCGATATGCTTTCCTAACAGACCTTCCATTGAGCACCACAAGAAAAGTGATACTGACGTTCACTTTCTTGTCATTCCAGACTTCCGCATCTATAGTGTCGGTATCGATAAGATCAAGGACTTTGCAGCTTTCGTAAGTGAGGGGGCTACTTTGGCTGAGGGGTGTCCTAAAATTTCATTTAACAATTACAAACATGGTGCTGATCATATACATGACAATGATGTGGGATCGGTCAAGGTAGTAGAAAGCAAAAACTATCCCCGTTTCGAAGGGCAAAAGTTCGATCGGGATTTGATTTTGGTATGCGGCCATATGAAACGAGATGCTAGGTGCGGCCTAATTGCTTCTGATTTGGTTGCAGAACTTACCCAGCGAGATCTCCCTGGTAATGCTGAAGTTGCAATTACTTCGCATATTGGAGGCCATAAATTCGCTGGAAATTTAATATGGTATAGGAGGTTGGGAACTGGTATAGACGGAAAGCCCAAAGTTGACGGAATATGGTTTGGAAAGGTGCTTCCATATAGCGTCCCAACCTTGGTTTCTAAATTTTCCCAAGGTGAAATTATAAAGGACTTTTATCGTGGTGGTATATCCAACAGGCAGAAATAA